Proteins from a single region of Ammospiza nelsoni isolate bAmmNel1 chromosome 28, bAmmNel1.pri, whole genome shotgun sequence:
- the LOC132084841 gene encoding sodium/potassium-transporting ATPase subunit alpha-2 isoform X6 produces MAYGQIGMIQALGGFFTYFVILAENGFLPGTLLGIRLAWDDRSKNDLEDSYGQEWTYEQRKVVEFTCHTAFFASIVVVQWADLIICKTRRNSVFQQGMKNKILIFGLLEETALAAFLSYCPGMGVALRMYPLKVTWWFCAFPYSLLIFAYDEVRKLILRRYPGGWVEKETYY; encoded by the exons ATGGCCTACGGCCAGATCG GGATGATCCAGGCTCTGGGCGGGTTCTTCACCTACTTCGTGATCCTGGCGGAGAACGGGTTCCTGCCGGGGACGCTGCTCGGGATCCGCCTGGCCTGGGATGATCGATCCAAGAATGACCTGGAGGATTCCTACGGGCAGGAGTGG ACATACGAGCAGCGCAAGGTGGTGGAATTCACGTGCCACACGGCGTTCTTCGCCAGCATTGTCGTGGTGCAGTGGGCGGATCTCATCATCTGCAAGACGCGCCGCAACTCCGTCTTCCAGCAGGGCATGAA GAACAAGATCCTGATTTTcgggctgctggaggagacgGCGCTGGCGGCGTTCCTGTCCTACTGCCCGGGCATGGGGGTGGCTCTGCGCATGTACCCCCTCAA GGTGACCTGGTGGTTCTGCGCCTTCCCCTATTCCCTGCTGATCTTCGCCTACGACGAGGTCAGGAAACTGATCCTGAGGCGCTACCCCGGAG gcTGGGTGGAGAAGGAAACCTATTACTGA